One Ilumatobacter fluminis genomic window, TGGTGACGATGTCGAGGCCCAGCAGCTGGACGCCGCCGGTCACGGTGATGGCGTCGAGCGCACCTTCGATCGCTGTGTCGAGATCGGCGAGGACGCTGGACGTCAGACCGGTGATGTTGGCGACGATCGTGGCGATCTGTGCCGAGGTCAGCACATCGGTGTCGGCCGGCTGTCCTTCCAGCGCGGTGATCTCGTCGAGATCGACGGTGACCAGGCCGCTGTTCAGGTCGACGGTGACACCCGGGTAGGTCGGATCGGACGCCGGGGCGGCGAGGAACGGGGCGACCGCCGCGGTGAGCCCGCTCGCACCGACCGTGACGTCGACGTCGATCAACCCGAGCCCGCCGAGCAGGCCGCCGAGGGTCGTCTCGAGCACGCCGTCGAGACCGGCGATGCCTGTCTCGGCGGTGGCGACGGTCGTGGTCACGGTCGAGCCGACGGCGGCGACGGTGGGGCTCGTGATCTCGAGCCCGACGTCGGCGATCGCATAGTCGCCGGTCGCCGTTCCGGGTGCCGCCTGCGACGCCCTGGCGGCGACGCCGTCGACGGTGAGATCGAGTTCGGCGATCTCGGCGAGGAGCGCGGGCGACAGGCCGAGGTCGGCGACCAGGTCGCCGAGTGACAGTCGCAGCGGCCCGGGGGCGACACCCGGCGCCGGCGTGATCCCGGTACCGATCGCTCCGTCGGACGCGACGAGACCGCTGGCGGCGACCGACGAACCGTCGGACAGGGCGCTGGCGTACTGTCCGACGACGCCCGCCTCGGTCAGTGCGAGGGGCACCTGGACACCGCCGCCGATGTCGAGCACGCGGAGTCCGAGCACGCCGAGGTCGAGGTTGCCCGAGTTCGTCTCCGTGGCCGTGCCGTCGCTGTCGGCCTCCTCGACGCCGATCGAGGCGACCAGCGTGGCGTCGAGTCCGAGCAGGGAGCCGTCGAGGAAGACCGTGTCGGCGTGCGAGGTGTCGCCCGGCAGCGCCTGGACCGGCGGGGCGAACGCAGCGATCGCACACAGACCGACGGTGGACGCAACGGCGAGGAGTCGGCGGGTGACCATGTCAACCCGATCGGGGAACCGACGTCGATCTTGACTGATTACTGAGCGATAACAGACCGATACCGAAGCTTTGACGCGAACGCACCACACCGGGACCGCTTCCACCCATCGACGGGCGGTCGCGTCGCGGGCTCTAGCGTGACAGCGTGAACGTGACCGACGTCCTCGACCTGCTCGGCATCTTCGTGTTCGCCGTGTCGGGGTGCGTCGTTGCGGTCAAGCACCGCTTCGACATGGTCGGCCTCGTCGCGCTCGGCACCGTGACCGGCCTCGCCGGCGGCATCACCCGCGACGTGTTGATCGGCGAGATCCCGCCGGTCGCGTTGCGCGAATGGGAGTGGCTGGTCGTGCCGATCGTGGCGGCGGTCGTGGTCGCCGTGCTGCCCGGTTGGGTCGAACGTCTCAGCCAGCCGGTGCTCGTGTTCGACGCGGCCGGTCTCGGCTTGTTCGCCGCCGTCGGCGCGTCCCGCGCCGTCGATGCCCCGGTGAGCATTCCGGCGGCGGTGCTCGTCGGCGCGATCTCCGCGATCGGGGGTGGCCTGCTGCGCGACGTCCTGGCCGGTGAGGTGCCCCAGATCTTCTCCGCCGACAGCAAGCTGTACGCGATCCCGGCGACCGTCGGCGCTCTGGTCGTCGTGATCGGCGACGAACTCGCACTGCCCGACACCCCGGTCCAGATCGGCGCCGCGGTGATCGCATTCGGGTTGCGGATGGGCGCGCTCCACTTCGGATGGCATGCGCCGATCCCACGCCGCGCGATCGAGGTCGACGACCTACGCTCGCGCCCATGAGCGAGCAGCGGGTCTTTCGGGTGACGGTTCGTGGACGATTCCACGAGCTGACCGACCGGGCGCGCCGCTATCTGACCGGCGCCCAGGCCGAGCACGACATCTTCGTGTCGGCGTTCACGCCGGAGGGGACGTTCACCTACGACGATCGGATCCTGTTCTTCAATCTGCGCTACGAGATCCGTGCCGACGGCCCCGACGCCGAGTCGGACGCCGTCACCGAGGGGCTGCTCGAAGCCGAGGCGTTCCTCACGACGATGGGGTTCGGCTACCAGGGCCTGTCGGCCAAGGCCGCCGACCTCTCCGCCATGTGGCCCTGACCTGCCGACGCGATCACCGCCGGGCACGGCGCAGCCGGGGTCACCGACTCACCGTGCCCGTCGGGCGGCGTCAGCTGCCCCCGCAGTCGTGCGACAACGGTTGCACGATCATCGTGACGTCACGAGAGCTGAAACTTCCGGCCGAGTCGTACTCGACCTCGCCGGTCCACTCGAAGTCGATTGTCCCGGACTCGACGGAGGCCAAGTACGAACGACTGAACGGGATCTCCGGGACGAGACCGGATTCGTCGGCCGCCGTGTCGGTCTGCAACTGCACGTCCAGGTGAGCCTCGTCGATCGTCTCGCCGCCGATCACCAACTCGAACTCCGCGTCGATCGCGTCGGTGCCACTCGAGACGTAGTGGACGTAGCCGGACACATCGACCCGCACCAGGTACCGGTCGGAGCCGGTGGTGCAGTGTTGAGCGAGGTCGAGACTGAGCGACGTGATCGTGACCGGCGACTCGGACGTATGGGCGACGTTGCTTGCCGTTGACTGCATCGCCTCCGGGAGATCCGGAGCCGGCTCGCCTTCATCACCGGCTTCGGCGATGAGATCGGCCACTTCCGCCTTCGTGAAGTAGCGATCGTCGTGGTGATGGTCCTCGTAGTAGCCGACGACGTCGATCACGACATCGAGGGACCCGTAGGCGTTGTAGACACTGAACCGTTGATCGTCATCGATGTCGACCTCGACCGCATTCGGCGTCGGGGGTTGGTCCGGTGACGGGTTGAGGTTGGACGAATCGTCATAGCGACTGCCGTTGGTCGGTGGGTCGAGCACGCCGGGGACGAAGGACAGGTACGTCGGGTCGGACGGTCCGACGGGCGTCACGTTGAGCGACAGGCCGGTCGCGTTCGAGAACGCTCCGCAGTTCCCGACGGCACCCCCGACGTCGAGCGTGAAGGACTCGTTGTCACCGAGCCTGCTGTTGCGGCCCGGCACACCTTGAGCCGGGCGGGTGTCGACGAGACGACACGCCTCGACGGGAACGAAAACGGCTCGCTCGCCGGAGCCGATCGTCGCCTGTGCGATACCGACGCTGCCCGCACCGAGCGCGATGGCGACGGCAGCTCCGATGGCCGCCCAACGAGCCCGATTCGGGTGGTCTGAAGATGATCCGATTCTCATCCGGGCGACGCTAAGGAGCACCCGTGAATCAGGCGTGAACGTCGGACTCCCGATCCGTCGGGACGACGGCGTCGCTGCTGCGGTGTCGCAGAACTCCATCGGCGGTGCCGCGCTGTCGGGCGCGACACCACCGATCAGGAGTGGATCGTCGGTTGTGTCAGAGGTCGGCCGGTCGGCGTGCGTCGCCCTGGGCGTAGTCGCAGACTCCGTCCGGGAACGTCGCCGACAACACCGCGAGCTGTTCGTCGGTGAAGGTGACGTCGCCGTACACGCCGTCGGCGATCGCCTGGGCGAACGGCTGCAGTACGCACTTGAAGACGTCACCGGTGATCGGGCCGCCGGCGACGATGCGTGACGTGGTGTACGTCGGGAACTGCTGGGTGCAGACGCCCGCCGCTCCGTCGTCGAGAATGCCCGACCACGCGTCGGCACCGGCGTAGATCAGCTCGCCGTTCGTGTCGAAGCACGAGTCGACCGCACGCGACGGCTTGTTGCCGGCGACGCCGGCGTTCGGGTTCGCCTCGATGTTGCGCATCCACTCGTCGATCACCTCGAACGCCAGCGGCGTCTGATCGAAGCGGTCGCCACCGACGTCGGCCACGTCGGTGAACCAGATGATCTGGTTCGACGCGTCACCGTCCCAGTCGAGGAGGCGCTGGCGGGCAGCGAACGACTGGTGGCTGTTGTGCATGTCGAGCTCGCGCTCCAGGTAGTTGCGCCAGTCGATCATCGGGATCTCGATGTCACCGTGGTTGACGAGCCCCGACTGGTACGCCGCTTCGATGGCGTCGGGGTCGGCCTCCGTGCGCGGAGCGACCGCAGTGGGGTTCGACAGGTCGAATGTCTGGTTGCGGACGCTCCAGACGTCGACGTTGTCGGGTGACGTGCACAGCTCGGGGATGAACGGGCAGCCTTCCTGCACCATGTCGGGTTCGTTCTTCCAGCCGCCCGCCGTGGCGTTGAGTGCGACGAACTCGTCGGTCGTGATCGTCCCGTCGAGCAGGGCCTGGAGTCCGTACTGCACGCCGACGTTGTCCCACGTCCGGGCGGCGAAACCGTCCTCGGCGGTGCCGTAGACGTTGATCGCGTCGCCGTAGTGCGTCCACTCCGTGCTGACCTGGTCGGGTCCGGAGATGCCGGGTGCAGTCCCGAAGTTCGGGTTGAGCGTGAGTGGCGACAGTCCGCGCCACGCGTTCATGCATTCGGTCGCGCCGCGTGGCAGGTACGGCTGCAAGGCCGCCGCCTGGTTGTCGACCGCGTCGGTGGCGTTGAGTCCTTCGATCGCCGAACGAAGAGCCCAGTCGGTCCATCTGGCGTTGCCCTGCAGCACGTTGAGATCCATCCAACGCTCCAGCAGTTCGCAGTCGCCGATGTGGATCGTCTGGGTGATCATGTCGGGGTACGAGTACTGCGGCACACCGGCGTCGATGAGGCCCGGGTGATTCTGCGCGTAGACGTACTGCTGGATGCCGCCGCCGGAGCCGCCGACGCCGACCGTGTAGTCGGGATCGTCGTAGGCGGACACGAAGCGGTCCTTGACCATGACGGCGGTCTCGCCGCCGACCTGCAGGTTGTAGTGCTCACCGGTCTTGGTGCCGGTCGAGTACGCGATGGCGTAGCCCAGGGACAGCCCGTGCTCGTAGAGCATTCGGCTGCCGCTCGGGTTGCCCTGGTAGTGGCCGATGCCGACGCCGCCCTGGAAGTAGTAGATCAATCGCTCGTTCCACGCCGACAGATCGGGCGTGTCGAGTTCCTGCGCGTCGGGTGACAGCACGGCGATCGAATAGATGAACCGGTTGATGGTGCCACGTTCCCAGCGCACGATGTAGTCGACGGTGTCGCCGTCCATCGTCGTGGTGGTCGCCATGTCGTCGGGCCGCGCCGTGTCAGGGTCGTAGTCGGCCCACGAACCACCGGTGGTGCGGTACTTGAACGACACGACGGTTTCCATCGAGCAGTCGTCGTCGAGGATCGGTCCGAGTTCGGCGTTGCCACGGTGGCCGGTCGTCGAACACTGGAACGGCTGCTGCTGCGGGCCGGAGAAGATCGGGCCGGTGATCGGATGATTCGTCAACGTCACCGTCGTCGACATCCGCCCGTTGCCGGGCCGGTTGCGGGAGACCACCAACTCGTTGTCGCCGAGTTCGAGCCCGGTGATCACGCCCTCGAGTCGTCGACCGTCGTCGGGGTCGGGCGTGAACAGGTCGGTGATCACCTCGCCGTCGAGTGTGACCTGCACCTGCTTCATCTTCACCACGTCCGGGACCCGGATCGAGACGCGGGCATCGTCGCCCGACACCTGATCGGGCGGACTCGACAACACCTCCACCACGAAGTCCTTGGTCGGCGGTGACGTGTCACCGGGTGGCGCGGCATCGGCCGGCACCGCAGCGAGTACGAACGCAGTAGCCGCCGCCGCGACCACTGCCACTGACGCGCGCAAAGAACGGCGTCCCCCCATCATGGATCAGCTCCTTTCCCGCCGGGGCATTCCCCCACCCCGGTGGATCCGTGAATCCCGCCTGCCCCTCGATGGTGCCAACCCGGCAACGGGGAGAGCGAGTCGGAGCGACGACGATCTCGGTCGGGTGCGTCACGATCGGTGCGCTGGTGACGTCTCGCCAGGCACCGGCACCGCCGCCGGTGAGCACTCAGTCGGCGGGGGTGATGACGGTGACCGGCACCGAGACGGCGCGGCAGATGCGTGTCGGCAGGTCCTGGCGGAGCCAGCGTGAGATCCGGCCCGGGAGGGTCGAGACGATCACCTCGTCGAAGTCGACGCGCTCGGGGAGTTCCGACAGGGTGCGGACCGCGTCGCTCAACGTGATCTCACCGTCGGCGTTGCAGCCCTGTTCGCGCAGCCACTCGAGACCGGCCTGGAGTCGCTCGGTTGCCATGGCCCGTTCGTCGGGGAGCTCGTGATCGCCGATCATCACCACGTCGGCTCCGGCCATACCGGCGCTGACGGTGGGCGGCAGGCTGAGCTTGACGGGGACGACCACGTGGAAGTCACGGGCGCCGGCGGCGATGCGGTTCTCGAGCACCGCCCGCAGGTCGGCGCCCGCCAACGTCTCGTTGGCGACGATCACGATGACCCCCATGGCCTCATCTTGGCAGACGCCCGCACCGCTCGCATCCGGGTCGGCCGAACTGTCGCACGGTTGCAAGACGACGGAAACGAGGGCGGTTCGGTGGGGTCACGGGGCGTCGAGGGCCGTAGGGTCGATCCGTGGCCCAGACCGACGGCTCCCCCACCGTCGCCGACCGAAGCAACGAACGACTCGATCGGCGAGTGCTCCTCACGGTGCTGTCGTGCGTGGTCGTCTTCACCGCCTCGATGACGATCGTGTCGGCGTCGTTGCCGACGATGGCCGACGACCTCGACTCGTCCGAGTCACTGTTGTCGTGGGCGGTGACGGGGCTGTTCCTCGTGATGAGTGTGAGCACGCCGGTGATGGGTCGGCTCGGCGACGGGTACGGCCACCGCCGGGTGTTCCTCGCCGGCACCGTCGTGCTGGCCGTCGGCACGCTCGCGTGCGCCGTGGCACCGACGGCGATCCTCTTCGTGGCCGCTCGGATGGTGGTCGGGCTCGGCATCTCCGCGACGATGCCGAACGGCATCGCGATCATCATGGAGGCGCATCCCGTCGCACTGCGCGGCGAGGCGATGGGCTGGTTCCAGATGGCGATGACCGGGGCGCCGGTGCTCGGGCTCGTGGTCGGCGGTCCGTTGATCGAGGCGTTCGGGTGGCGGTCGGTGTTCGGCGTGCTGTTCCCGATGTCGCTCGTGGGGTTCGCACTGGCGATCAAGGTGATCCCCGACGATCGCGACAGCCGCACTCCCGTGCCGATCGACGTACGCGGCGCATTGACGCTCGCCACCGCGACACTCGGCTTCCTCCTCTGGTTGCAGTTCGGCGGTTCCGACGGGCTGCTCACCCCGATGCCGCTCGCGCTGTTGGCGATCGGTGCGGTGTCGCTCGTGGCGTTCGTGATGATCGAGCAGCGAGTCGAGTTCCCGTTGCTGCGCCTCGACTACTTCAGTCGCCGCAACTTCACCGGCCCGCTGATCAACCATCCGCTGAGCCAGTTCGCCTACATGGGCAGCTTCCTGATCTCGCCGATCATGCTCGACGAGGCGTTCGGCTACTCCGTCGCAGCCGTGGCCCTCATCCTGTTGTTCCGTCCGGCCGCGTTCTCGATCACGTCACCGGCGGGCGGCAAGCTGGCGAGCCGCGTCGGTGAGCGCCCGATGCTGATCGTCGGCACGGCGTTGATGGTTGCGTCGATGCTGACGTGGGTGTTCGCCGCGCTGTGGGTCGACCTGTGGCTGGTGATCCTGGGTCTCGTGTTGTCGGGGCTGGCAATGGGACTGTCGTCGCCGTCGTACCAGACGGCGGTCGCCAACGCCGTCGAGCCGTCCGACCTCGGTATCGCCAACGGCATGGGGTCGACGTTGATGAACATCGGCATGCTCACCGGCATCCAGGTCATGTTCACCGTGCTCGGCGACGGGCGCGAACCGGCCGACTTCGCCCGCACCTTCGCCGTCGGTGCGCTCGCCGCCGCGATCGGCGTCACCGGCGCCCTGGTCATGGACCGCCGCCGCTGACGTCGACCGGGCCGACTGCGGGTCGCCTACTGCTGGTCTCGCCAGCGGGTGAGGATCTCCGAGGCGCTCGCCGACCACACGCCGTCCTGGGCGGTGACGTACTCGAGCACCCGCTCGAGCTTGCCGATTCGGTGGGGCTGACCGAGCAACCAGGGATGGATGTTGAGCGAGAGGATGCGACCACCCTGCTCGTCGGCTTCGGCCAACAGGAAGTCGCAGGCGTCGCAGACCTGGTCGACCCAGCTGTCCTCCGCATGACCGTTGTTGACGATGACGAAGCGATCCTCCAGCTCGAGCGAGAGCGGCATCGCCGTCAACTCACCGTGCTCCGTGCGGAATCCGTACGGCATGTCGTCGTTCACCCAGTCGCAGAAGTACTCGACGCCGTTCGCGGCGAGGAGATCCGGGGTGTTCGCCGACTCGCTCCGAGCCGGCGAGATCCAACCGGTGACGTCCTGTCCGGAGAGTGCTCGGAGACCGTCGAGCGCCCGTTCGATCAGTGCCGCCTCCTCGGCCGCATCTTGGCCGCCGTAGTGCAGGGCGTCCATGTGATAGCCGTGGCAGAGGATCTCGTCGCCGCGTTCTTTCAACACGTCCATGAGGTACGGAACTCGTTCGGCGAGTCGGGTGTTCACGGCGAACGTCGGAGTGACGCCGAAGCGGTCGAACGCGTCGAGGAACCGGAAGATCCCGACACGATTGCCGTAATCACGCAGCGAGTAGTGGCGCAGATCGGGGTAGGGCATCGTCATGCCACCGGGCACCTTGAACGGCTTCCCCTCCTGGTTCAGCGGGAAGTACTGCAACCCGACGTTGACCCACAGCGCGACACGCTTGCCGTCGGGCCAGGCGACGGGTTGCCGGTCGACGAGCATCGACCAGTCGTACCGGCCGTGATCCATCCCGTAGCTGCGCTCGGGATACTGCAGGTAGCTGTCGTCCAGGTTCGTCATGAGCTCGCCTCCGTCTTGTCGGCGATGTCCGCCAGCGTGCTGTCGTAGTAGTGCTCGAGGAAGTACTCGGCGATCTCGCGTCCGGTCGTGACCCACACATCGTCGTGGCCGGTGATGTACTCGAGCGCGTCCTCGAACGCGCTCATGCGGTGCGGGAAGCTGACCTGGTAGTTGTGCGTCGGAACGCACATGATCGTGCCGCTCGTGGCACCCTCCTGATAGAGGCGGTCGAAGTTCTCCTTGATCTGCTGGCCGTAGCGGCGTGGTTCGATCTTGTTCACCACGTAGGCGATGGTGTCGTTCATCTCGAGCGAGTACGGGATCGACACGAAACGCTTGTCGCTCCGGAGGCGGATCGGGGTCGGCTGGTCGTCGTGGAACAGGTCGCAGGTGTAGAAGCCGCCGTCGTCGCCGAACAACTCGGTGCCGACCTC contains:
- a CDS encoding trimeric intracellular cation channel family protein; this encodes MNVTDVLDLLGIFVFAVSGCVVAVKHRFDMVGLVALGTVTGLAGGITRDVLIGEIPPVALREWEWLVVPIVAAVVVAVLPGWVERLSQPVLVFDAAGLGLFAAVGASRAVDAPVSIPAAVLVGAISAIGGGLLRDVLAGEVPQIFSADSKLYAIPATVGALVVVIGDELALPDTPVQIGAAVIAFGLRMGALHFGWHAPIPRRAIEVDDLRSRP
- a CDS encoding MFS transporter, which produces MAQTDGSPTVADRSNERLDRRVLLTVLSCVVVFTASMTIVSASLPTMADDLDSSESLLSWAVTGLFLVMSVSTPVMGRLGDGYGHRRVFLAGTVVLAVGTLACAVAPTAILFVAARMVVGLGISATMPNGIAIIMEAHPVALRGEAMGWFQMAMTGAPVLGLVVGGPLIEAFGWRSVFGVLFPMSLVGFALAIKVIPDDRDSRTPVPIDVRGALTLATATLGFLLWLQFGGSDGLLTPMPLALLAIGAVSLVAFVMIEQRVEFPLLRLDYFSRRNFTGPLINHPLSQFAYMGSFLISPIMLDEAFGYSVAAVALILLFRPAAFSITSPAGGKLASRVGERPMLIVGTALMVASMLTWVFAALWVDLWLVILGLVLSGLAMGLSSPSYQTAVANAVEPSDLGIANGMGSTLMNIGMLTGIQVMFTVLGDGREPADFARTFAVGALAAAIGVTGALVMDRRR
- a CDS encoding DUF6351 family protein, whose translation is MAVVAAAATAFVLAAVPADAAPPGDTSPPTKDFVVEVLSSPPDQVSGDDARVSIRVPDVVKMKQVQVTLDGEVITDLFTPDPDDGRRLEGVITGLELGDNELVVSRNRPGNGRMSTTVTLTNHPITGPIFSGPQQQPFQCSTTGHRGNAELGPILDDDCSMETVVSFKYRTTGGSWADYDPDTARPDDMATTTTMDGDTVDYIVRWERGTINRFIYSIAVLSPDAQELDTPDLSAWNERLIYYFQGGVGIGHYQGNPSGSRMLYEHGLSLGYAIAYSTGTKTGEHYNLQVGGETAVMVKDRFVSAYDDPDYTVGVGGSGGGIQQYVYAQNHPGLIDAGVPQYSYPDMITQTIHIGDCELLERWMDLNVLQGNARWTDWALRSAIEGLNATDAVDNQAAALQPYLPRGATECMNAWRGLSPLTLNPNFGTAPGISGPDQVSTEWTHYGDAINVYGTAEDGFAARTWDNVGVQYGLQALLDGTITTDEFVALNATAGGWKNEPDMVQEGCPFIPELCTSPDNVDVWSVRNQTFDLSNPTAVAPRTEADPDAIEAAYQSGLVNHGDIEIPMIDWRNYLERELDMHNSHQSFAARQRLLDWDGDASNQIIWFTDVADVGGDRFDQTPLAFEVIDEWMRNIEANPNAGVAGNKPSRAVDSCFDTNGELIYAGADAWSGILDDGAAGVCTQQFPTYTTSRIVAGGPITGDVFKCVLQPFAQAIADGVYGDVTFTDEQLAVLSATFPDGVCDYAQGDARRPADL
- a CDS encoding polysaccharide deacetylase family protein yields the protein MTNLDDSYLQYPERSYGMDHGRYDWSMLVDRQPVAWPDGKRVALWVNVGLQYFPLNQEGKPFKVPGGMTMPYPDLRHYSLRDYGNRVGIFRFLDAFDRFGVTPTFAVNTRLAERVPYLMDVLKERGDEILCHGYHMDALHYGGQDAAEEAALIERALDGLRALSGQDVTGWISPARSESANTPDLLAANGVEYFCDWVNDDMPYGFRTEHGELTAMPLSLELEDRFVIVNNGHAEDSWVDQVCDACDFLLAEADEQGGRILSLNIHPWLLGQPHRIGKLERVLEYVTAQDGVWSASASEILTRWRDQQ
- a CDS encoding DUF6204 family protein; this encodes MSEQRVFRVTVRGRFHELTDRARRYLTGAQAEHDIFVSAFTPEGTFTYDDRILFFNLRYEIRADGPDAESDAVTEGLLEAEAFLTTMGFGYQGLSAKAADLSAMWP